The Actinocatenispora sera genome has a window encoding:
- a CDS encoding lysozyme, whose amino-acid sequence MIVRIPRIIGRAAVAAAAVLATGAACVGLATPAQAATYVNGFDVSHYQGSINWASQYSKGARFAYMKATEGTSYRDPNFNTNYTNSYNAGFIRGAYHFARPNISSGATQAAYFASHGGGWSADGKTLPPALDIEYNPYSGGTCYGLSHSGMVSWIKSFSNYIHTKYDKYPMIYTTFDWWKTCTGNSSAFAATNPFWIAIYRSTPPTSIPAGTATWTMWQNADSGTFPGDQDKFNGSMTRLKALATNHD is encoded by the coding sequence ATGATCGTCCGTATCCCCCGCATCATTGGACGTGCCGCGGTCGCCGCGGCAGCAGTGCTCGCCACCGGCGCCGCGTGCGTCGGGCTCGCCACGCCGGCCCAGGCCGCCACGTACGTCAACGGCTTCGACGTGTCGCACTACCAGGGCTCGATCAACTGGGCCAGCCAGTACAGCAAGGGCGCGCGGTTCGCCTACATGAAGGCGACCGAGGGCACCAGCTACCGCGACCCGAACTTCAACACCAACTACACCAACTCGTACAACGCGGGGTTCATCCGCGGCGCGTACCACTTCGCCCGGCCGAACATCTCCTCCGGCGCCACCCAGGCGGCGTACTTCGCCAGCCACGGCGGCGGTTGGTCGGCCGACGGCAAGACGCTGCCGCCGGCGCTGGACATCGAGTACAACCCCTACAGCGGTGGCACCTGCTACGGGCTGTCGCATTCCGGCATGGTCAGTTGGATCAAGTCGTTCTCCAACTACATCCACACCAAGTACGACAAGTACCCGATGATCTACACGACGTTCGACTGGTGGAAGACCTGCACCGGCAACTCCAGCGCGTTCGCTGCGACGAACCCGTTCTGGATCGCCATCTACCGCTCCACCCCGCCGACGTCCATCCCGGCCGGCACCGCCACCTGGACCATGTGGCAGAACGCCGACTCCGGCACGTTCCCCGGGGACCAGGACAAGTTCAACGGCAGCATGACCCGGCTCAAGGCACTCGCCACCAACCACGACTGA
- a CDS encoding AIM24 family protein yields the protein MTAPTHHYTCRYCRHSSDPTGVSCPRCGAPVDVTAAVTRSGWQRQEPITDMARIQFGQSYVQVEGTQVPVADFALAGEESIYFSHHSLLWTDPQARLSSMGLSGGWKRVMSGLPLFMITGRGPGHIALSDNHAGDLVCLPLEHGQAIWTREHRFVAATGNVTYDWQNTGIWFRTRNGDETETHYPIGMFGDVFTARDSPGLLLLHSPGNTFIRDLAPNQPLLIQPSALLYRDLSVQTHLHLEYPRSDGGFWTRSYSYRNVWLRLIGPGRVAVSSVTEPPEASNPIVRSSPATTWRW from the coding sequence ATGACCGCACCCACGCACCACTACACCTGCCGGTACTGCCGGCACTCCAGCGACCCGACCGGGGTGTCGTGCCCGCGCTGCGGCGCGCCGGTGGACGTCACCGCCGCGGTCACCCGGTCCGGCTGGCAGCGCCAGGAGCCGATCACCGACATGGCGCGCATCCAGTTCGGCCAGTCGTACGTGCAGGTCGAGGGGACGCAGGTCCCAGTCGCCGACTTCGCGCTGGCCGGCGAGGAGTCGATCTACTTCTCGCACCACTCGCTGCTGTGGACCGATCCGCAGGCCCGGCTGTCCTCGATGGGACTGTCCGGCGGCTGGAAACGGGTCATGTCCGGGCTGCCGCTGTTCATGATCACCGGCCGCGGGCCGGGGCACATCGCGCTGTCGGACAACCACGCCGGCGACCTGGTCTGCCTGCCGCTGGAGCACGGCCAGGCGATCTGGACCCGGGAGCACCGGTTCGTCGCCGCAACCGGCAACGTGACCTACGACTGGCAAAACACCGGCATCTGGTTTCGCACCCGCAACGGCGACGAGACCGAGACGCACTACCCGATCGGCATGTTCGGCGACGTGTTCACCGCCCGCGACTCGCCGGGCCTGCTGCTGCTGCACTCGCCGGGCAACACGTTCATCCGCGACCTGGCGCCGAACCAGCCGCTGCTGATCCAGCCGTCCGCGCTGCTCTACCGCGACCTGTCGGTGCAGACGCACCTGCACCTGGAGTACCCGCGCAGCGACGGTGGCTTCTGGACCCGCAGCTACAGCTACCGGAACGTGTGGTTGCGGCTGATCGGGCCGGGCCGGGTGGCGGTGTCGTCGGTGACCGAGCCGCCGGAGGCCAGCAACCCGATCGTCCGTAGCTCGCCGGCCACCACCTGGCGCTGGTGA
- a CDS encoding AIM24 family protein yields MDRIACEWCRVQNPPGATTCQTCGAPLDVRNKVSDSGWREAPRLRDMTEFRFSGSVCQVEGELVPVAELALAPNDWVYFEHQVMLWKDEGVPLSAMQTGGGFRRMLGGMPFVLSVASGPGRVAFSRDAPGELVVLPMPPGIELDVREHAFLLAAGSVGYSFIRIKGLANILHGGNGMYLDRFVTGPAPGILMLHGNGNVMERMLRPGEKILVEPGGFLYKDASVQMQAVQQELKVGLMRRMYLAEMTGPGRVGIQSMYVHHKTG; encoded by the coding sequence GTGGATCGCATCGCATGCGAGTGGTGTCGGGTGCAGAACCCGCCGGGCGCCACGACGTGCCAGACCTGCGGCGCGCCGCTGGATGTCCGCAACAAGGTCAGCGACTCCGGTTGGCGGGAGGCGCCGCGGCTGCGCGACATGACCGAGTTCCGGTTCTCCGGCAGCGTCTGCCAGGTCGAGGGCGAGCTGGTGCCGGTGGCCGAGCTCGCCCTCGCCCCCAACGACTGGGTGTACTTCGAGCATCAGGTGATGCTGTGGAAGGACGAGGGCGTACCGCTGTCGGCGATGCAGACCGGCGGCGGGTTTCGGCGGATGCTCGGCGGGATGCCGTTCGTGCTGTCGGTGGCGAGCGGGCCGGGCCGGGTGGCGTTCTCCCGGGACGCGCCGGGCGAGCTGGTCGTGCTGCCGATGCCGCCGGGCATCGAGCTCGACGTGCGGGAGCACGCGTTCCTGCTGGCGGCCGGGTCGGTGGGCTACTCGTTCATCCGGATCAAGGGCCTGGCGAACATCCTGCACGGCGGCAACGGCATGTACCTGGACCGGTTCGTCACCGGCCCGGCGCCGGGCATCCTGATGCTGCACGGCAACGGCAACGTGATGGAGCGGATGCTGCGGCCGGGCGAGAAGATCCTGGTCGAGCCGGGCGGCTTCCTGTACAAGGACGCCAGCGTGCAGATGCAGGCGGTGCAGCAGGAGCTCAAGGTCGGCCTGATGCGCAGGATGTACCTGGCCGAGATGACCGGCCCGGGCCGGGTCGGCATCCAGTCGATGTACGTGCACCACAAGACCGGGTGA
- a CDS encoding response regulator — MAVRCVLVDDNVPFLRSAAGLLNRQGIDVVAVAADGAAALAVVTRVRPDVVLVDVDLGTESGFAVARQLDRAAPRPAVIMMSNHAAADFAELVEAGPGLGFVEKPELSGDAIRALLS; from the coding sequence ATGGCTGTGCGTTGCGTACTGGTGGACGACAACGTGCCGTTCCTGCGCTCCGCGGCCGGTCTGCTCAACCGTCAGGGCATCGACGTGGTGGCTGTCGCCGCCGACGGCGCCGCGGCGCTGGCCGTCGTCACCCGGGTACGGCCGGACGTGGTCCTGGTGGATGTCGATCTCGGCACCGAGAGCGGGTTCGCGGTGGCCCGGCAGCTCGACCGGGCGGCCCCCCGGCCAGCGGTGATCATGATGTCCAACCATGCGGCGGCGGACTTCGCCGAGCTGGTCGAGGCCGGGCCTGGGCTCGGATTCGTGGAGAAACCGGAGCTGTCCGGGGACGCGATCCGCGCGCTGCTGTCGTGA
- a CDS encoding response regulator transcription factor yields MTAQPTSRHPETPRVVLADDDVLLRESIASLLTRSGFDVVAQVADGDRLLERVRSGAPDLIITDIRMPPTHTTEGLDAARAIRREFPHVSVLVLSAYAEVSHAIDLLVGGQGVGYLLKSRVTDVGEFVETLHRLVGGASVVDPAVVQELVTARRRTDRLAELTAREREVLMSMAEGRSNAGIAHQLWISEGTVEKHVRSIFGKLNLAETDDDHRRVLAVITYLESR; encoded by the coding sequence GTGACCGCGCAACCCACGTCGCGGCACCCCGAGACACCCCGGGTGGTGCTCGCCGACGACGACGTGCTGCTGCGGGAAAGCATCGCCAGCCTGCTCACCCGGTCCGGCTTCGACGTGGTCGCGCAGGTCGCCGACGGCGACCGGCTGCTGGAGCGGGTCCGGTCCGGCGCTCCGGATCTGATCATCACCGACATTCGGATGCCCCCCACGCACACGACCGAAGGCCTGGACGCCGCCCGGGCCATCCGCCGCGAGTTCCCACACGTCAGCGTCCTCGTACTGTCAGCGTATGCCGAGGTCAGCCACGCGATCGACCTTCTCGTCGGCGGACAAGGCGTCGGCTATCTGCTCAAAAGCAGGGTCACCGACGTCGGCGAATTCGTCGAAACTCTGCACCGATTGGTGGGTGGCGCCTCGGTGGTGGATCCGGCCGTGGTGCAGGAACTGGTGACCGCCCGCCGCCGTACCGACCGGCTCGCCGAGCTGACCGCCCGGGAGCGCGAGGTCCTGATGTCGATGGCCGAGGGGCGCTCCAACGCCGGCATCGCCCACCAGCTCTGGATCAGCGAGGGCACGGTGGAGAAGCACGTCCGCAGCATCTTCGGCAAGCTGAACCTGGCGGAGACCGACGACGACCACCGCCGGGTCCTCGCCGTCATCACGTACCTGGAGTCGCGCTGA
- a CDS encoding CHASE3 domain-containing protein yields MQGGLGRRITAASAMLAGVIGGVFAALAFAVAEERETSRLALHSQQALATANQLERLLVDIETGERGYLLTGQDKYLEPWRAARAEVPVVGQQLERSSITPEQHRRADRIVRSVESYITDHSEPVVAQARAGGPSARSPATFDNGKRRIDGARAQFTEFATAERQLSAARATESARTFRWLVGGGIAGATGSVLLIGVFAGYLMRFIVAPVRQAAEMSGRLAAGDLGVRMPAQGIGEIGVLSRSFNAMGRSLQQHRAELIASRARVVAATDRARYRIERDLHDGVQQRLVALTLDVRVIEADLPAGAEPVRRDLRAIATGLNEALDELREVSRGIHPAILTEAGLPAALRALARRSGLAVELDAHVPGRLADPVEIAVYYLVAEALTNVAKHADATVVRVEIEADPRELRLVIRDDGVGGATPARGSGLIGLTDRVEALGGTLRLTSPPGAGTELAVILPITDDPPGSRQS; encoded by the coding sequence ATGCAGGGCGGTCTCGGGCGGCGGATCACGGCGGCCAGCGCGATGCTGGCGGGCGTGATCGGCGGGGTGTTCGCCGCGCTGGCGTTCGCCGTCGCGGAGGAGCGCGAGACCTCCCGCCTCGCCCTGCACTCCCAGCAGGCCCTGGCGACCGCGAACCAGCTGGAACGGCTACTGGTCGACATCGAGACCGGCGAGCGCGGCTACCTGCTCACCGGCCAGGACAAATACCTCGAACCGTGGCGTGCGGCCCGGGCCGAGGTCCCGGTCGTCGGCCAACAGCTGGAACGCTCGTCGATCACACCGGAGCAGCACCGCCGGGCGGACCGCATCGTCCGCAGCGTCGAGTCGTACATCACCGACCACTCGGAGCCGGTGGTGGCGCAGGCGCGGGCGGGGGGCCCCAGCGCCCGCAGCCCCGCCACCTTCGACAACGGCAAGCGCCGCATCGACGGCGCCCGCGCCCAGTTCACCGAGTTCGCCACGGCGGAGCGGCAACTCAGCGCCGCGCGGGCGACCGAGTCGGCGCGGACGTTTCGCTGGCTGGTCGGCGGCGGGATCGCCGGGGCCACCGGCTCGGTGCTGTTGATCGGGGTCTTCGCCGGCTACCTGATGCGGTTCATCGTGGCACCGGTGCGGCAGGCCGCCGAGATGTCCGGCCGGCTCGCCGCGGGTGACCTCGGCGTCCGGATGCCTGCGCAGGGCATCGGCGAGATCGGCGTACTTTCCCGCTCGTTCAACGCGATGGGCCGGTCGCTGCAGCAGCACCGCGCCGAGCTGATCGCCTCCCGGGCCCGGGTCGTCGCCGCCACCGACCGGGCCCGGTACCGGATCGAACGCGACCTGCACGACGGGGTGCAGCAGCGGCTCGTGGCGCTGACCCTGGACGTCCGGGTGATCGAGGCCGACCTGCCGGCCGGCGCCGAACCGGTACGCCGGGACCTGCGGGCCATCGCCACCGGCCTCAACGAGGCGCTGGACGAGCTGCGGGAGGTCTCCCGCGGGATCCACCCGGCGATCCTCACCGAGGCCGGCCTGCCCGCGGCGCTGCGCGCGCTGGCCCGCCGGTCCGGTCTCGCGGTCGAGCTGGACGCCCACGTCCCGGGCCGGCTGGCGGACCCGGTCGAGATCGCGGTCTACTACCTCGTCGCCGAGGCGCTGACCAACGTCGCCAAGCACGCCGACGCCACCGTGGTACGGGTCGAGATCGAGGCCGATCCGCGCGAGCTGCGGCTGGTGATCCGGGACGACGGTGTCGGTGGCGCCACGCCGGCGCGCGGGTCCGGGCTGATCGGTCTCACCGACCGGGTCGAGGCGCTGGGCGGCACGCTGCGGCTCACCAGTCCGCCCGGTGCCGGTACCGAACTCGCCGTGATCCTCCCGATCACCGACGACCCCCCTGGTAGCCGGCAGTCGTAG
- a CDS encoding (2Fe-2S)-binding protein, translated as MPEGPNPVAALERLGPFFAVLGYQPTAPPGPPWRPMRELVDDPATLADRVARVRVALATAAGREAGEVEERVAVSVAQLGLVARLVAPALALAVGTGAVVSLSLSRLYWEPTLGGPFPLALPNPAPVSPRPAELAGEFRRAVLDAAVRDLVVAAGRWPLSVRIRWGNVASALGGAAGMLAAGRPELAGTTRTLLSALLRAEPLRGAASLDGAGRLHRRSCCLIYRTAGAARPENLCGDCVLAARP; from the coding sequence ATGCCTGAGGGCCCGAACCCCGTCGCCGCGCTCGAGCGGCTGGGTCCGTTCTTCGCCGTACTGGGTTACCAACCCACCGCGCCGCCCGGCCCACCGTGGCGGCCGATGCGCGAACTCGTCGACGACCCGGCGACGCTCGCCGACCGGGTCGCTCGGGTGCGGGTCGCGCTGGCCACCGCCGCCGGCCGCGAGGCGGGCGAGGTCGAGGAACGAGTCGCGGTGTCGGTGGCACAGCTGGGCCTCGTCGCGCGGCTGGTGGCACCCGCGCTGGCGCTCGCGGTCGGTACCGGCGCGGTGGTATCGCTGTCGCTGTCGCGCCTGTACTGGGAACCGACGCTCGGCGGCCCGTTCCCGCTTGCGCTGCCGAACCCGGCCCCCGTCTCGCCCCGGCCCGCCGAGCTGGCCGGCGAGTTCCGGCGGGCGGTGCTCGACGCGGCGGTACGCGACCTGGTGGTCGCGGCCGGCCGCTGGCCGCTGTCGGTACGGATCCGTTGGGGCAACGTGGCTTCCGCGCTCGGCGGCGCGGCCGGCATGCTTGCCGCGGGCCGGCCGGAGCTGGCCGGAACGACCCGCACGCTGCTGTCCGCGCTGCTGCGGGCGGAGCCGCTGCGCGGCGCCGCGAGCCTGGACGGGGCCGGTCGGCTGCACCGCCGCAGCTGCTGCCTGATCTACCGGACGGCCGGCGCCGCACGACCGGAGAACCTCTGCGGCGACTGCGTTCTCGCGGCCCGACCCTGA
- the cobT gene encoding nicotinate-nucleotide--dimethylbenzimidazole phosphoribosyltransferase: MSSLDAVLTHIGPADEAAMAAARARQDRLTKPPGSLGVLEELSVRLAGVAGACPPPLPEPVAVAVFAADHGVHAQGVTAWPQEVTAQMVANMRAGGAVVNAFARQVGAAVRTVDIGVASELPAGPDLIAAKVRPGTADLTREPAMSRGEAERALLAGAEIAGRLADEGYRLLATGDMGIANTTASAALIAAFTGADAEAVTGRGTGVDDAMLAHKVDVVRRALARHRPEAADPVGALAAVGGLEHAGIAGFLLGAAAARVPVVLDGVIAGAAALVAAALAPRVADVLIAGHRSAEPGHDAALRQLGLRPLIDLDLRLGEGTGALLAVPLVQAAARTLREVATFDDAAVSER, encoded by the coding sequence ATGTCGAGCCTGGACGCCGTTCTCACCCACATCGGCCCGGCCGACGAGGCCGCCATGGCCGCGGCTCGGGCCCGGCAGGACCGGTTGACCAAGCCGCCCGGTTCGCTGGGCGTACTGGAGGAGCTGTCGGTACGGCTCGCCGGGGTCGCCGGCGCCTGCCCGCCGCCGCTACCCGAGCCGGTCGCGGTGGCGGTGTTCGCGGCCGACCACGGCGTGCACGCCCAGGGCGTCACCGCCTGGCCGCAGGAGGTCACCGCGCAGATGGTGGCGAACATGCGGGCCGGTGGCGCGGTGGTCAACGCGTTCGCCCGCCAGGTCGGTGCCGCCGTCCGTACCGTCGACATCGGGGTGGCGAGCGAGCTGCCGGCGGGGCCGGACCTGATCGCCGCCAAGGTCCGCCCCGGCACCGCGGACCTGACGCGGGAGCCGGCGATGAGCCGGGGCGAGGCCGAGCGGGCGCTGCTGGCCGGCGCCGAGATCGCCGGCCGGCTGGCCGACGAAGGGTACCGGCTGCTCGCCACCGGCGACATGGGGATCGCGAACACCACCGCCTCGGCGGCCTTGATCGCCGCGTTCACCGGCGCCGACGCCGAGGCGGTCACCGGCCGCGGTACCGGCGTGGACGACGCGATGCTGGCGCACAAGGTCGACGTGGTGCGCCGGGCGCTGGCCCGGCACCGGCCGGAGGCGGCCGACCCGGTCGGGGCACTCGCCGCCGTCGGCGGGCTGGAGCACGCCGGCATCGCCGGCTTCCTGCTGGGAGCCGCCGCGGCCCGGGTCCCGGTGGTCCTGGACGGGGTGATCGCCGGCGCGGCGGCGCTCGTCGCCGCGGCGCTGGCGCCGCGCGTCGCGGACGTGCTGATCGCCGGCCACCGGTCGGCCGAGCCGGGTCACGACGCCGCGCTGCGCCAGCTGGGGCTGCGACCGCTGATCGACCTCGACCTGCGGCTGGGCGAGGGCACCGGCGCGCTGCTCGCGGTACCGCTGGTGCAGGCGGCGGCGCGCACCCTGCGCGAGGTCGCCACGTTCGACGACGCGGCGGTCAGCGAGCGCTGA
- a CDS encoding MFS transporter, with protein MSTTVDAGAHRLLRRAAYATGGVFALSGAVQATWVSRLPEVRTTLHADPRSLGLALLGTAIGSVASTPLTGRLAARYGSRAVVAGATVVSLAGLVGLSMVHSVPALGLVLVLFGFGYGGWDVAMNIHGHHVESAAGRAWMPRYHAVWSVGGFVAAGLGSVVAGARVPVPVHFVVAAVLLAGGVFGLLTLFRADGRGANDPAFPAPAVPVDLARAAPAVPVGRIVTLPFVLLGVVMACSTVVEGAASDWLGIYFNTVRDASPAASSAAYTVFAIAMAASRGAGTWTIAWLGRGRAVRASALLALAGVTVLLLAPVTGLAYAGAALWGLGTAIVFPAVISAAGDTAPGRAAQAISMVTPIGYTGFLVGPPLVGLLAQHTGLEHALWLIGGLAAVMAILAGATRDRRAPATART; from the coding sequence ATGAGTACCACCGTCGACGCCGGCGCGCACCGGCTGCTGCGCCGCGCCGCCTACGCCACCGGTGGCGTGTTCGCGCTGTCCGGTGCGGTCCAGGCGACCTGGGTGTCGCGGCTGCCGGAGGTACGCACCACGCTGCACGCCGACCCGCGCTCGCTCGGTCTGGCCCTGCTCGGCACCGCCATCGGGTCGGTGGCGTCGACCCCGCTCACCGGTCGGCTCGCCGCCCGGTACGGCAGCCGGGCGGTGGTTGCGGGCGCGACGGTGGTCAGCCTGGCCGGGCTGGTTGGCCTGTCGATGGTGCACTCGGTACCGGCGCTCGGCCTGGTACTGGTGCTGTTCGGGTTCGGCTACGGCGGCTGGGACGTGGCGATGAACATCCACGGCCACCACGTCGAGTCGGCCGCCGGCCGCGCCTGGATGCCGCGCTACCACGCCGTGTGGAGCGTCGGCGGGTTCGTCGCCGCCGGGCTCGGGTCGGTGGTGGCCGGCGCGCGCGTACCGGTGCCGGTGCACTTCGTGGTGGCCGCGGTGCTGCTGGCCGGCGGCGTGTTCGGGCTGCTGACGCTGTTCCGGGCCGACGGCCGCGGCGCCAACGACCCGGCGTTCCCGGCGCCCGCGGTACCGGTCGATCTCGCACGGGCGGCGCCGGCGGTGCCGGTGGGGCGGATCGTGACGCTGCCGTTCGTCCTGCTCGGTGTGGTGATGGCGTGCTCGACGGTGGTGGAGGGCGCCGCCTCGGACTGGCTCGGCATCTACTTCAACACGGTGCGGGACGCGTCTCCGGCGGCGAGCTCCGCGGCGTACACGGTCTTCGCGATCGCGATGGCCGCCAGTCGCGGCGCCGGTACCTGGACGATCGCCTGGCTCGGCCGGGGCCGGGCGGTACGGGCGTCGGCCCTGCTCGCGCTCGCCGGCGTGACCGTGCTGCTGCTCGCACCGGTCACCGGCCTGGCGTACGCCGGCGCCGCGCTGTGGGGCCTGGGCACCGCGATCGTGTTCCCGGCGGTGATCAGCGCGGCCGGTGACACCGCGCCGGGCCGCGCCGCGCAGGCGATCTCGATGGTCACCCCGATCGGCTACACCGGCTTCCTGGTCGGACCGCCGCTGGTCGGCCTGCTCGCCCAGCACACCGGGCTGGAACACGCGCTGTGGCTGATCGGCGGGCTCGCCGCGGTGATGGCGATCCTCGCCGGTGCCACCCGCGATCGCCGCGCCCCGGCCACCGCCCGAACCTGA
- the xylB gene encoding xylulokinase translates to MAVVGIDSSTQSCKVLTVDDDTGRVLRAGQAPHPDGTEVDPEAWWRALADAGGTAGGAAAIGVGAQQHGMVALDDADRPVRPALLWNDVRSAPQAEALTEKYGADGWAASVGLVPVASYTVTKLAWLAEHEPAHAARVARVLLPHDWLTWRLRGGRGEPTTDRSDASGTGYFSAATGDYRHDLLTAALGHDAALPTVLAPAAVAGETADGALLAAGAGDNAAAALGLGLSPGQAVVSIGTSGAVFALAGSPVTDPTGAVASFADATGRFLPLSCTLNASRVLAATARMLGTDLAGLDALATSAAPDAGGLTLLPYLDGERTPNLPDATGSLLGLTRAAMTPENLARASVLGVLCGLADALDELRAHGAAIDTVLLIGGGSRSAAIRVAAPDVFGVPVLVPEPAEYVALGAARQAAWALSGAAEPPAWPRPDATRYEPAGAGWPAELRARYRAARHRLHER, encoded by the coding sequence ATGGCCGTGGTGGGGATCGACTCGTCGACCCAGTCCTGCAAGGTGCTCACCGTCGACGACGACACCGGCCGGGTGTTGCGGGCCGGCCAGGCGCCGCACCCGGACGGTACCGAGGTCGACCCCGAGGCGTGGTGGCGGGCGCTGGCCGACGCCGGCGGTACGGCCGGGGGCGCGGCGGCGATCGGCGTGGGCGCCCAGCAGCACGGCATGGTGGCGCTCGACGACGCGGACCGGCCGGTCCGGCCGGCGCTGCTGTGGAACGACGTGCGGTCGGCGCCGCAGGCCGAGGCGCTGACCGAGAAGTACGGCGCGGACGGCTGGGCGGCGTCGGTCGGGCTGGTGCCGGTCGCCTCGTACACCGTCACCAAGCTCGCCTGGCTGGCCGAGCACGAGCCGGCCCACGCCGCCCGGGTGGCCCGGGTGCTGCTGCCGCACGACTGGCTGACCTGGCGGCTGCGCGGCGGCCGGGGCGAGCCGACCACCGACCGCAGCGACGCCTCCGGTACCGGCTACTTCTCCGCGGCGACCGGCGACTACCGGCACGATCTGCTCACCGCGGCGCTGGGCCACGACGCCGCACTGCCGACCGTGCTCGCCCCGGCCGCGGTCGCCGGCGAGACCGCCGACGGCGCGCTGCTCGCGGCCGGCGCCGGTGACAACGCGGCGGCCGCGCTCGGCCTCGGCCTGTCCCCCGGTCAGGCGGTCGTCTCGATCGGTACCAGCGGGGCGGTGTTCGCGCTGGCCGGCTCGCCGGTCACCGACCCGACCGGCGCGGTGGCGAGCTTCGCCGACGCCACCGGCCGGTTCCTGCCGCTGTCCTGCACGCTCAACGCCAGCCGGGTGCTCGCCGCCACGGCCCGGATGCTCGGTACCGATCTGGCCGGGTTGGACGCGCTCGCCACCAGCGCCGCGCCGGACGCCGGTGGCCTGACCCTGCTGCCGTACCTGGACGGCGAGCGGACCCCGAACCTGCCGGACGCCACCGGGTCGCTGCTCGGGCTGACCCGGGCCGCGATGACGCCGGAGAACCTCGCCCGGGCCAGCGTGCTCGGGGTGCTGTGCGGTCTGGCCGATGCGCTGGACGAGCTGCGCGCGCACGGCGCCGCGATCGACACCGTCCTGCTGATCGGCGGCGGCTCCCGGTCGGCGGCGATCCGCGTGGCCGCGCCGGACGTGTTCGGCGTACCGGTGCTGGTGCCGGAGCCGGCCGAGTACGTCGCGCTGGGCGCCGCCCGGCAGGCCGCCTGGGCGCTGTCCGGCGCCGCCGAGCCGCCGGCCTGGCCACGACCGGACGCCACCCGGTACGAGCCGGCCGGCGCCGGCTGGCCGGCGGAGCTGCGCGCCCGCTACCGCGCCGCCCGGCACCGCCTGCACGAGCGCTGA
- a CDS encoding DinB family protein, translated as MSSEIDWTGNLADQLGWHWDHQLRPRLAGLGDDEYFWEPVPGCWSVRPAGTGTAASTVGTGAYTVDFAYPEPDPAPVTTIAWRLAHVIVGVFAMRNAHHFGAPATDYDSFAYAGDAGTALAQLDEQYATWMAGVRGLTPERLAQPCGPAEGPYGQLPMAALVLHIHREAIHHGAEIALLRDLYRARPAT; from the coding sequence ATGAGCAGCGAAATCGACTGGACCGGCAACCTCGCCGACCAGCTCGGCTGGCACTGGGACCACCAGCTGCGGCCGCGGCTCGCCGGCCTCGGCGACGACGAGTACTTCTGGGAGCCGGTGCCCGGCTGCTGGAGCGTGCGGCCGGCGGGCACCGGCACCGCGGCGAGCACCGTCGGCACCGGCGCCTACACCGTCGACTTCGCCTACCCGGAGCCGGATCCGGCACCGGTCACCACGATCGCCTGGCGGCTGGCGCACGTGATCGTCGGGGTGTTCGCGATGCGCAACGCCCACCACTTCGGCGCCCCCGCGACCGACTACGACAGCTTCGCGTACGCCGGTGACGCCGGCACCGCGCTCGCCCAGCTCGACGAGCAGTACGCGACCTGGATGGCCGGCGTGCGCGGGCTGACCCCGGAGCGGCTCGCGCAACCCTGCGGCCCGGCCGAGGGCCCGTACGGGCAGCTGCCGATGGCGGCGCTGGTGCTGCACATCCACCGCGAGGCGATCCACCACGGCGCCGAGATCGCCCTGCTGCGCGACCTGTACCGGGCCCGGCCGGCAACCTGA
- a CDS encoding TetR/AcrR family transcriptional regulator, whose product MPAARDPRSALVERAIDHLAERGTTDLTLRGLAAGLGTSHRMLIYHFGSKDGLLVAVAQEMERRQLAALAALREAPGADAGQVMRGMYRHLHDPALAPYMRLFFELYGRALRANEATQPLLAGVVESWLEPLVEFVTAAGVPPAEAAADARLCLAVARGLALDWLATGDDAALDAAAERFFTGLEQRWHDADRN is encoded by the coding sequence ATGCCTGCCGCCCGCGACCCCCGCTCCGCGCTGGTGGAACGAGCCATCGACCACCTCGCCGAGCGCGGTACCACCGACCTGACGCTGCGCGGCCTCGCCGCCGGGCTCGGCACCAGCCACCGGATGCTCATCTACCACTTCGGCAGCAAGGACGGCCTGCTCGTCGCGGTCGCCCAGGAGATGGAGCGCCGCCAGCTCGCCGCGCTCGCCGCGCTGCGCGAGGCGCCCGGCGCCGACGCCGGCCAGGTGATGCGCGGCATGTACCGGCACCTGCACGATCCGGCGCTCGCCCCGTACATGCGGCTGTTCTTCGAGCTGTACGGGCGGGCGCTGCGCGCAAACGAGGCGACCCAACCGTTGCTCGCCGGTGTGGTCGAGTCGTGGCTCGAACCGCTGGTGGAGTTCGTCACCGCCGCCGGGGTGCCGCCGGCCGAGGCCGCCGCGGACGCCCGGCTGTGCCTCGCGGTGGCCCGCGGCCTCGCCCTGGACTGGCTCGCCACCGGCGACGACGCCGCGCTGGACGCCGCCGCCGAACGGTTCTTCACCGGTTTGGAGCAACGCTGGCACGATGCGGACCGGAACTGA